attataaatgatgactcaattaatcatatttgtcttttttatttaattttattaaaagtcgTTCTTCTTTTCATAACAAAAGAGATGATATGATAACtctaaaattgacataaaaataaatttaactttacgttttgattcaatttaatagttattataaaattttaacgcCCAGTTTATAAATATTGTCTCAATtagattcaatttttaaaagatataaaattcatttttttactgaagtttttcttttctgcctatcttctttttctcttttattgtCCTCTCTCCATACTCCCCCAACCTAACTTTGTTTTATCTTACAGTTGTTAGGCTAAAAATTAGTGACTGATTTAGTTtgcagttttatttttatcaccaaAAATTAATCCTTACTGTATAATCGCCCAACTTTTAAGgcgttttattttattcatctaACCGTTAAATCTCTAACAATAGTAATTTTATCGTCACATCATATTCacacttttattttagttaccTAACTTCtaagttgctttcattttggtcacctaaaatatatcatttttgtaaaaaatattgatcgggtaaaaaaaattagggattaaagtgaaaaagcggtagaaactaaaataatactttaaaaattgtcaaattgtacTTATTTACCCCTCGCCAAAAGTTCTAATTGTACATGAAACCCAAATTTACTAATTGTACATGaaactcaaatttcttttcattatatGACATCGAGTCTTTCATACTAAGTTAAAAGCAAAGAACAatcatttcaattaattttatcttccatGCCAAACAAAACCCCAAAAAATTTCATCACTTCTTTACCCAAACAAAgaacaaacaattaatttaattaattgtgatggtttttcattgtttttaacTTAGTACGAAATATTCgagattatataatcaaaagaaatttaagtttaatttaacaATGATTAAATATAAGTTATCGAGTTgatgcattaaaataatatgaaaacataaaataaaattttaaaacttagaaagagattaatttaattaattttaatattatagtaacaaatcggttaacattatattttgaaatttaaaattttaagggataaaaattttaacaatttattgaattgattttcatttttgagaattaaaattttaatattgaaaaatatatattttaatttattattttagtttctactgcttttcactttaatccttatttttttaactcaatcAATGCATTAAAAAGGATAGATGttggtgattaaaataaaagcgaCTTAAAAATTAggtaaccaaaatgaaagtgtgaACATGATATAGCGTGTATAAGTTAATTGCCGTTAGAGATTTAActgtttggaaaaaaataaaacgcTCTAAAAGTTGAATGATGAACTaagtaatttaccctaaaataaataatctttaGGTTATGTGATAATAAGTTTGTGCGaaataacttttcaattttatcgtAATTAATTTCTGATTTTGAATCacataaatttaacttttgtttCAAGACTTGCTCAAAAGCTCAAAATGTACTTagattaattagataaatgggagctatttaaaaaaagaagaaagaaatttgtTGTCAAGAACGATTTAAGCCTGAAAGGGATGATGGGGCAATGTTTTGGGTTTTATGGAATTGTGGACTTGTTTTGGGTTAAAAAGGTTCAATGCCACATCTAGCATTGCTAGAGACTAGAGAGGCTTGTTTTCTTTGGGTACCAACGGGCTGGATTCAGCCTTCAGCCCTATAGTCCCACCTTCATGCTTATCTATCTTTACTACACTATATatcttatatattattatggtgcaccaaataatatatattaaaagtttatttataaattaaataaaattttaagttaaaagttaaagttgaatttaaaaaattaaatttcattatatgtcgggttttattgattttatataaaaagataaaatcacGCATAACTATTTTTCAATTCATAAACAAGAAGATAATATGCTTCAATGCACTTGAATTTATGTCCTCCTCCATCGAGGACAATACTCATACCTTTGTACAAAATTCCAAATCAATTGCTTACATTATATAATCATAAGGGACAcgcatttttattatataatattgatTAGAATGTCCAATTGTAAATAAAGAGATACTCGTACTTAACTACCGTTTggtacaaatattttattagtccAACAATGTTGGCAAActcattaattatatattactatttaagttttttattgaattagttGAGGAGATAATTTACCAAcacaatcaaaatctaattaataaaatttgtatgCATTTTTATTACATGCGGAATGTAGCATAATATATGACTAGTATTGACTATTGTTAATTATCTGTTTTAACAACTTAACCTTTTTAGATTATGGTCCAACGAAAATAAGAATTAAtgaagtaataaatttataaaaattaacacATCTAATTGCTATTTATAAAAAAGGATTAGGtagattaattataaattttcaggTAAGGGCCAAAAATTATGGGTTGGGTTTGTCGGTGAAAATGGAAACGTGAGAGGAGCAAAAATAGAATACTCCCAATCACCAACGAAACAGCCACAATCAGCTGGCTGCAGTGGATTTCCTCATTAACTACCTAGCTCGGACTTCAATTATTTGAAGTACCCATACCCAGCATATGTATTAACTTGCGATGCCTTTGTATAAGTAGCAGTCATTGAAGGAAGTTGTTGCTTTCTGCAAATTCCTTTGGCTCCGCACATTCACCATGTCCGTGACGCCTAGATGGAGTAGAAAGAAATCCCATTTCCCTTTGCTTGCTGTTCTTCTCTTGGCCTTCATAACTTGTTCCATTCTTTACAATGAATTCAGCATTCAACAAATCCATGAAAGTCCGGATCATGGTTCTACTCCTACCTCTCCACAAACTTCCTTTACTTATGTGAAACCTAATCTTCCAAACGGAGCTTCAGGTATGGTTATCCATCTTTAGTCTTTTTCGTTTAACACTTCTTCTTGGTCAAAGTTCATTTTTCTTGGAATTTTCACCCCAAagagttctttttctttcttggaaACATTTTTTGGCACGTTTTGAATAACTGGGATTTGGATATTTATCTGTGTGAGGTTTTAGAGGTTCTGGATCGATTCAGTAGTTGCAACTCAACTAGGAACTACAGTGGGAAGAAAATCCAGTGGGTTGATCCGGGTACCGAATCGGGTCGGCGACGGAGTGCAAGGCAAGAGAGCTGTGATGTCTTCTCTGGCAAGTGGGTGTTTGATAACCAATCGTATCCGCTTTACAAAGAGTCTGATTGCCCCTACATGTCGGAccagttggcatgccataagcaTGGAAGGTCTGATCTGCAATATCAATATTGGAGATGGCAGCCCCATAACTGCAATTTGAAGAGGTAATTCCCTGTTTCATTTAGTACCCAATCTCAGATTTGCTTTTGTAGATAGATTCTATTACGAGCAGGTGTAGGTAATTCAAGAGTACTTATTGATATGATATGGAATTAGATGTCCCGGCTTTGCAATTAATGCCATGTGAAGAATGGAATGTGATTCTTTTGAGTAGTGAAGCTGTGGGTTAATGTTTTGGCCTAAGATAATGGAACTTTCTGTCAacctttctcttattttctggCGTGTAGATGGAATGTGACTGAAATGTGGGAGAAGTTGAGAGGGAAGAGGCTAATGTTTGTGGGGGATTCTCTAAACAGAGGTCAATGGATATCAATGGTGTGCTTGTTACAATCAGTGATCCCAGCAGATAAGAAATCCATGACTCCGAATGCGCAGCTTACCATTTTCAGAGCAGAGGTATGCCAGGAAACATCCTCTAAGACGTTTAAATAGAAAGAATAAGAACTGCATGTATTTATGATGGTAATTGATTTTTTCCTTAAGTTTCTCTGTGCCTTAGGATGTATTTGGTTGAGtggaaaagtgaaaaataaataaatttcaagtgTGCTTGATGGGAAAGAAAAGTGAGTGGAAATATAATAAGAGAGATAACCATATTCTATCTTAATGTATAAAAATCAATCCTTacaattgaaatgataaaggaaagaaaatgtgAGGGGATGTatgttagtttaaaattatgcattttctaaaatgttcattttctttcctatcattttcaactctaccaagtaatgaatgaaaagaaaactactttttctttcattttttccatctttcctaCCAAACACACCTTTGGGagggaaaattatattttcttttatttttctactcTTTCAATTATCtatctttctaattttcttttcaccCTAGCAAGCAAAGCCTTAATGTTGGTAAGGCCACGCCTAAGGACTATTAGTACTTCATGAAACATTATAAGCAGTCGATAGATGTTGGAAATCAATAATATAGTATATCGTTGCTGTGTGTTGCTCTTTTGTCATTTGCAGGAATATAATGCTACAGTGGAATTTCTCTGGGCTCCTCTTCTGGTTGAATCTAATTCTGATGATCCAGTGAATCACAGATTGTCTGAACGGATTATCCGTCCGGATTCAGTACTTAAGCATTCGTCACAGTGGGAGCATGCAGATATACTAATTTTCAACTCATATTTGTGGTGGAGACAAGGCCCAGTAAAGCTTTTGTATGTTTGATAGCTGAAGCCTGAAAGATTCTAGTTTAGCTTTGTGAAAAATGCATTTGTATTTGAAGATGTACTGAATTCGTAGTATACTTGCAACTTTTGCAGATGGAGTTCTGAAGAAAATGGAAACTGTGAGGAACTCGATGGGCTAGGAGCCATGGAGTTGGCCATGGGGGCTTGGGCAGACTGGGTAGCATCGAAAGTCATTCCCCAGAAGAAACGTGTCTTTTTTGTTACAACGTCACCAACACATTTCTGGTGAGAGTCTATACCCCTAACCTCAATTGTTCTATGTTTCTCTCATTTGGATAATTTCACCTGGTGAAAGCTTGCAAACTTATCTAGTTGCCATAAATCATAATATAGAGGTATATCAGACAGAGATGACGAATAGATGAGACTAATAAATGCATCATGGAGTTACTAAAAGGAGTGATCTGAAAATATTAGCATGCTGTATGTACTTTCTGGGGCTTGGGATCCTAGCTGATGATCTGGAAATGTTGAAGCTTTTAGGACCTGGTTAACAAACTGAATGAGCTGCAgatttcatttttgttattttatttagacTTTACATGCATGGAAATCATTGTTGGCCGTGAATCCATTGTACAATCTTAGTGCATCATATGTGTTCTTCAATCCCATGGAGTTAAAAAAGGAGACCTTATGTAATTCTTGTGGCTAGTTATTAACTTATTATTTCCATACTGGGAGGAAGCATCTACAAGAGTATGGTGCTCCTACTCCTATTGTGACTAATGTTTACATAGCTCCTAGAATGTGAAAAAAATGGTTACTCTTCTCATCTTTTGTTGAGGGCTATTTTTCAAAGAATTTTTGGCCAATATTTACTGAAAACTTGCCAATAATCAGGAGTCAAGAGTGGGAACCTGGAAGTGAAGGAAATTGCTATAACCAAATGAGACCTATCACTTTGGAGGGCTACTGGGGAAGTGGTTCGGACTTGCCTACTATGCGCATGGTGGATAAAGTGCTTTCTGGTTTGGGTTCGAAGGTATCTGTCATCAACATTACTCAGCTTTCAGAATATCGAAAAGATGGCCACCCGTCTATCTATAGAAAATTTTGGGAGACACTGAGCCCCCAGCAATTGGCTAACCCTGCAAGCTACTCTGATTGCATACATTGGTGCTTACCGGGTGTGCCTGATGTGTGGAATGAATTGATATTCCACTTTTTGTAAAAAGTGTGTGAACAATTGGAATTCTTTTAGTGGCTTTACATATAGcaatatgaaaaagaaagagaggtttaattgtgaatttttctGCCGTTTCTGGAACTGGAGCCTGAATGAAAACTGTGTTGGCACTTGGATAGTTgagtgaaattaattaaatcctttttGTTTGTCTAAAACTATGAAGCAAAAACATGCTGGGTCTGTCTGCTTGATAGCATATAGCAACAATATCGTTTCCTGCAGCACGAAGCAATTAGGGAATATGGTCACAACAGGGCTAGGTGGAGGCCCCCACCATAATATTGCATTACaatcacatatattttctttattatcaCAACTAATAGTGATGATAATTAATATACAACTAAATTATGCCAAAAAAACGGTCCATTTATTTATGAGGGAGGCAAAGAATTATTTATTTCCACAGGAAACGTATTCGGCAGAcgcattaattaaaaagattctGGAAAATAgaaacagaaataaataaataaaaaggttgGTATTTACATATCAAATCCGTAAAAGAGTTAAGGTGGTCAAATTTGTAATGGCTTCAGGAAGAGCTGGCGTTTGTCTTCATCCTCTGCAAGTTGTCTCCTCGGCTGCTATAAATAGAAGCTGCTCTTCTTTTAAACTTAACCgggtttttcctttttttttttggttggttCATCTAGGGGGTGTCGTTTGTAATGATATAAGTATAGAAGAATCTGTTAAGCTCAGGAGGGATAGCGCCATGGATGATCTTCAGCCTGATCCTCATTAGCGCTATCCATCCTGAGTTACATGGCTTCTTCTTGCTCTTGCACTGCATGATGTCTCCTCTCCCACTCCCATCGAGAATAAGATGAATTCATGCGACTACCTAGTGCTCCATTATCTTCTCTTCTATTATCTAGGCTCTACCAATCTTACGGAAAAAAACTACCCAGTTTTTGTTGGTTAAATATGTATTGAGCTGTCTCGGCCACTATTCGTACATGGAACTGATCATATGTAGCAAGGAACAGTTGGAGCTTGAGTGGGAGATGATGAGAGATTGCTGCTTAATTGTTTCGTACTTGGTATAAGCCATACACGTTCGGGTCATTTCTTGTACCAAGCAAGGCTTCCTCTTTTAGCATTTGTATTGTTCATTTCCAGGTAACTGTATTTCCTGTGCTGAATTTTCCCCTTTCATTTTCAGTACTTATGTGGAAAAATACTGTAAGAACCTCGTACGTATTTTGCATCTTGGTTAGCTTGTGTACTGGAGCTAGTATTCATCGTTTCGATTCTAACAAGTACACTGCATTGTGTGCTATAGGGTTCACGTCAGGCTCCCTCTTTATTTAACAGTTAGTACTGACGAAGGACATAAGATCATCTCTGACTGTGCGGGATGATAATGCTTCGGTTTGAATctatttcagaaaaaaaaaaaagtacggTTACTATGTAGCAATTTGGTTGCAAATGTACCGttcaagtaataaatttatagcaaaaaaaaaaaaatagagaataaattAGAGAGTATTTCAAGGATTGAGTCCATAGGATTAACAGTAACTTCTTAAGAAATAAGAATTGAAGCTACTAAGCTTAAGCATCTGCAAGTAATCAACCTACGAGCACCAACCAACGACATTAGGTGAAAATTACTAGTGTGATTGATTGATAAGGACATAAACATCTAAATGCTAAATAAAGCTTAAGGAACGACTAAACACAAAGTACCAAGAACAAGATATAGAATAATGAATCAGCGACTAATAGGATGAAAGGTATGCTAGTATGGTTCTAAAGACAATGGCCTAAATGACATGCAAGATTGCTACCGCTCTACTGTAATGCTGTATCAATACATGTTAAGTGCAATGATCACCTTTAGTTTACACCGATTCTCTTGATATCAATGCTAACCGAGAAGTTCTAACAAGGGCCATCTCTTGCAATCTAAGTGCCTCCAATTAACAGACACATTGCATGCATATAATTCACATACTTCCTTGTACTATTAACCACTAAGAAGTTTAATTATGTATAAGATATAAGTAAGCAATAACAATATGAACCAACATCACCATTTATGCAGTAAAAATAAAGAGTTAAGGGTTTGGAATGCTCAATAATAGAATGCAAGTCAAATATTGTTGAATGGAAGCTTAAGAGTCCCAAGGATCTTCCTTCCACTTCCAGGAAGAAAttctattataaaaattagCTATCAACTTCCTCTCCTCTCAAAATAGTTGTAAAATTCTCTTttttggataagtaattttACACATTTGCCTTTAATAAATCACAATTTTTCTACAAAAAATCACGACCTCCCTCAAAATTCCTTAAGTTGTTTTTACATCTAATCTAGATCTGAGAGCATCGCAACCTCAAAATTCCTTTGTTGACAAGTAATCTTCTCATGTTGATTAGTGATAGGTATCACAGCTCAAGGACAAGGTAACATCATGACTCAAATTGGATGAttgatcttcttcttcaattAGTGCAGAAGGTAGCGACGCTGCTAAGATCTGTGTCCCGACTTTGGAGGAAAGTACTCTTCAAATCAATTCTCAACATCGCGATTCTCATTATTGCCTCAACTTTTAGAATAACTTTGGGCATAAAGTCACAAATTTTATCAGTCTATCTATGTTGGGACTTCATTGTTAGTTTAACTCACTATCCTTGCATTAGGACCTTTCACCTAGAAGATGAGCATGTAGAAATAAGATatcaaacttaaataataaaaactactaaaaatgCAAGAAATGTTCTAAATAGTAAGATAAGATGTAAAGATcctaaaactttgattttaccCAAAAACAAGTTAAGAAAAGATGTGAAAAGACTCAATTATTTACTCAGCTGTGAACCCAATTTAAAAGAATTCCATTTCTTCAGTTTATCGGATCTTATCTCCTTTTAAATGTTAacttttaaatactaaattttattaagttaaatataatatatttattttatgatataacaataaaaaatataattgtaaaataaataaaaaatataaactcgaCTAGATTTGGATAATTACTTGCTAATCAAAAATGGGTTCCaaccaaaataaagtttaagtAGAAACGaaactaaaacttaattgaattaataaatatagaTTGGACTTAATCCTCCTCGCTGTTCGTCTAATCTTCGTTATTATCTACACTAAAAAACATGGAAAAGcctatagtttttttattaatctagCATTGTCTGGCAAGTGGCAATGGATTAAAGACATCATAGGGCGCAGGTCATTACTATTATTCGTTTTGTTTCTCATATTTTACCAGCATGTGCATCAATAGTTATAAGCAATCATATATGGCTATCCCTCTCTGTTACCATGGTCCATGTCTCATGTCTGTATCTGGAATCAAGCATTAATCGTACACATAATCAACAGAGCAGGTTTGTTTGCACTTTAATGTATACATTCATAACTTTATTCTGAAAATTGTGGCTTCACATGAGATATTGGGATATGGCTCCCTCAGGCCTTCACTTCATACAATTAGAAGTAAAAACTGTATATATTTACTTGCTCAGCACAGCAGATATGCTGAGAAAACACTCAAAACGAACATGAAATGAAGAAAAcagttctaaaaaaataatgaaccGCAAATAATCACAATACTACAACAGACAAAATTTCCTATGAGAAACAATATTTTCTCTAATGACACGTTTCATTTTAACTGCAATACTAGGCAGGCAGCAACTAAAAGATGCcccaaattttctaaaatcCACGCTCGGGAAACCATAAATCAGTGTATTTTATGGCTTCTAGGAAGTCCAAATCAACATCAGGCCTCAAATATTCCATGGTGTGGTCTAAATCAAAGCCTGTTTCATCTTGGTTCCCACTCTCCTCCAGTCCACCTCCCAATCCGTACTTGTCATTTCTAATTAAGGCAAAAGGCTTTACATCAGCTATGGCTTCTCCTGACCAACTATGCACACTCTCCAATTTGTTAGTGGACCTGTTAAAGCTACCACCAACAGATGTGGGAGTATTTAGTTGTTGCTGGCAGCTCGAATCTGGGGGCTCATAGCGCTTGAGATCATAAACATCATCAAAACTGATGTAGTTATAGAAATCGTTAAACCCCCCAGGTTCAACATCCACTTCGTCCCTTGATATACTCCCTTCTGCTTTCATTTTACTTATAGGCTTACAATAAATATCTGAATCCGTAAGCTCAGTCTTCAAGTTATCATCTTCACTAAAGAAACAGCTATACCCCTTACCGGATTCAATACTTCCAGCAAGCTCACCTTCCCAGTTTTCCCTTGCTACTGGCGTCTCAACTTTAACATCCTTAAACGGCTCCAACTCAAATATTGTAATGCCAGCATCTTGGTCTTCATTATCCAGGTAATTGTATCTAAAATTGAAGTCACTTGGTCTTGATATGATATTATGAGATAGCTCCACTTCTGATTCTGTTCCTCTTCTCTCCAAGGTTGTCTGCGTGTTATAATAATCAGAATCCATACAACTGTTCCTTAATTGGCATTCCTCATCTTTAAGCTCATTGATACCATTAGAGTTGTGGATTCTAAGCTCTTTACTTGAATTGCATCCTGTTGATTCACTGGCTCTGGCATCTGTTGCAGCGTCCTCTGCTTCCTCCTCCGTACAAACTTGAGAATAATCATGTTTGTCTGTCGACTTAATCTCTAGGAGTACCTTAGATTCTTCAACAGGCTTTACTGCAGGGGTCTCATAACTAGCTCTTTTATCATCCAAAGTTGATGTTGAAGTAGATTCGATTGAACCTATCTCAGTAGTGGAGTTATCTACCGATTCCTTGGAATGATGATCAGGGAAATTGAGACGAGCATAAGAACCGTACATAGCCTTTGCTGCCTCATCATAAGCAAGAGCTGCATCAATGGCATTAGAGAAGGTTCCAAGCCAAAGCCTGTTGTTTCCTTTACTTGCTAGACGATTTCCGTTGATGGGTTGTCGGATTTCAGCTACCCACTTCCCCCATATCCTTTGTCTTACACCTCTATACTTGCATCTGGAGTTCTCGGGGCCTCCTTTCCCTTGCATACACCCCTTTTTGGAACCTTTGGCAGGAAGCTTAGAAACCTTTTTGAGGCCATCTTCTTCGCCCAAGCCAAGttggttgttgttgttgtacTTCTTCCACTTCTCAATAGTGTCCTCTACTGATTCACGTCCATTCCTTCTTGCGCGTGGTTTCTTATTACTACCAATAACACCAACCTCCGTATCACAAGAACTGCGCTTTATTTTCATAGGTACCTgattcaacaaaaaaagataaaaaaaaaaaaacctgacagAGAGGAAATcgaagtatgtatatatatatagctagTGACGTAAATATGTAATGAAAGAAAACAGAATAAATTAGAAGGAGAAAAAGGAGATAGGGAACACTGGGTCAGGAATGATCTCAGAGGCTTTGACGAAGGAAGGGTTTAACTTTGTATTTGGGTTTGTGTGGTGTATTGTATTATGGAAAGCAGTGGAAATGTTGACGTTGTAATCTATTTTCGGTGAGGGTTAGCTGAGGATTCCTTGGGATCGAAGGAAAGCACAACAATTGATATtctttatttaacttatttgtGCATTCCCAAAATGGATAAAAACGGGACGCGGCATCTTTTGTATGGATCATAAGATAGGTATATAAGTCGTGGCTAAACCCCGACAAACGTAGCTCAGTTCCCATCCCATCCCTTCCTTTTCTTGGCGTGGAAGACTTGTCTTTTACTAGTACTTTTCAGCGTGCACATTGCGGCCGCTGCTGCTTTTTTCATGTTGTATCatatttaatatacaaaatagTACGGGAAATTctagaaaagaaaagttaataTAAGCTTAGAAAAAGCTTTCAAAAAGGAGAGTTTTTAGAggttaatttatatgaaaatggtgaattttttttcaaaaaaattaggttattttttaaaaatatttaaggagaGTTTCACATAAGACacatttttaaaagagaaaaggcAATGAAAACGCGCATTGTAATACgcatttttttttaatggtaCTATTCTAACGGTAATTTTTCTAACAGCTAATAAGGATCCAACAGCcgtaaaaatttatatataaacccCTCAATTCATTCTTTTCACCCAAATATTCCATACTCAttctttctttctaaattcttaatcttcaattttcaatccccaatttctaattttatattttcaatctctaaattttaattttcaatttcaattttcaatcctcaaatatttattttaatattttttgaattttattctcttgattttattcttttcttataaaattttaaatgacaaATCAATTTATTCGTTTTGATCAAATATATCTCTGATGTTCAATTacaaatggtaagtttattaaattatttaaatttaaatagttaattattaagctgtttagattattaattttttatgtttatatactcAGCCTGGATATTAAATTTTGGAGACGTACATAAACAATTTAAGCGAAGATGCACCGAAGGTCGTTCATGTACACTTGCAAGATGCAGGCTTTTTATACGTTGCTCGCATGCTTggggggactaaattggatcccCCACTCATCACAACCATCACAACACACACACTCATTCCCCGTATCATCACCTTCAATTATGGTTTATTTTACATAATCACCACAACATGCACAATCATTCTATACATCAACACATTTAGCACCAGTTTATTTTAAACAATCACCACAACATGCTCCATCATTTCCTGCATCAACACCTTCTCTAGGGATATATTATGCACGACCGATACCCACCGTGCCATATTACATGCCTGTCCCGCCAACAACACTGACACATTCGGTATCACCTTTAGTTCCCACCTTCTATTCGCAATCGAGCTAGGTGACACCATATAGTGGCTCATTGATTGTTCTACCAAGGTGGGCCGTCCTCGCAACCGTTGAATCAACCCGGGGGAATCCACGATGGGTGGCTAAGACACGATCGGGTTCAACCACAGAGGAAGGAGACAATGTCAGAGATTGAGACGTGCATGTCAAGGTGAGGTCGAAGTCGACGAGCAGCCGCCAAACGCAATAGTGCGACAGAACCTTAGGCGTGCTCGACGCCCACCCTATTGTGGCACACATTCGGGACACCCATGATTAcgttattttgtaatttttttatactttgttTTACATTCGAAAGGTACACTTACTTATAATgtacaaaacaaatttattaaattggtttaGTTTGTATGCAATCAAGTTAATTAACGATTCAAGTTCatcatactaatttttttatttattttgctttggaAAAGTTCTAGTTTTGTGGTTGAAATGGCCAGAGAGAAAACGCTCCCTACATGGGGTGTTTTCCT
The window above is part of the Gossypium raimondii isolate GPD5lz chromosome 9, ASM2569854v1, whole genome shotgun sequence genome. Proteins encoded here:
- the LOC105799978 gene encoding protein trichome birefringence-like 35 is translated as MSVTPRWSRKKSHFPLLAVLLLAFITCSILYNEFSIQQIHESPDHGSTPTSPQTSFTYVKPNLPNGASEVLDRFSSCNSTRNYSGKKIQWVDPGTESGRRRSARQESCDVFSGKWVFDNQSYPLYKESDCPYMSDQLACHKHGRSDLQYQYWRWQPHNCNLKRWNVTEMWEKLRGKRLMFVGDSLNRGQWISMVCLLQSVIPADKKSMTPNAQLTIFRAEEYNATVEFLWAPLLVESNSDDPVNHRLSERIIRPDSVLKHSSQWEHADILIFNSYLWWRQGPVKLLWSSEENGNCEELDGLGAMELAMGAWADWVASKVIPQKKRVFFVTTSPTHFWSQEWEPGSEGNCYNQMRPITLEGYWGSGSDLPTMRMVDKVLSGLGSKVSVINITQLSEYRKDGHPSIYRKFWETLSPQQLANPASYSDCIHWCLPGVPDVWNELIFHFL
- the LOC105799981 gene encoding dehydration-responsive element-binding protein 2A, whose amino-acid sequence is MKIKRSSCDTEVGVIGSNKKPRARRNGRESVEDTIEKWKKYNNNNQLGLGEEDGLKKVSKLPAKGSKKGCMQGKGGPENSRCKYRGVRQRIWGKWVAEIRQPINGNRLASKGNNRLWLGTFSNAIDAALAYDEAAKAMYGSYARLNFPDHHSKESVDNSTTEIGSIESTSTSTLDDKRASYETPAVKPVEESKVLLEIKSTDKHDYSQVCTEEEAEDAATDARASESTGCNSSKELRIHNSNGINELKDEECQLRNSCMDSDYYNTQTTLERRGTESEVELSHNIISRPSDFNFRYNYLDNEDQDAGITIFELEPFKDVKVETPVARENWEGELAGSIESGKGYSCFFSEDDNLKTELTDSDIYCKPISKMKAEGSISRDEVDVEPGGFNDFYNYISFDDVYDLKRYEPPDSSCQQQLNTPTSVGGSFNRSTNKLESVHSWSGEAIADVKPFALIRNDKYGLGGGLEESGNQDETGFDLDHTMEYLRPDVDLDFLEAIKYTDLWFPERGF